The DNA region TGTTCGGTCGACCCCGAGGACTTCACCCTCGACAACCTCCTCGAACGCCTCGAAAGTACGGGCTCGACGATGCGAAACGAGGCGGTCAAGGCGCTGGCCCACGGCAACCCCGACCTCGCACAGCGGGCCCTGAACCGGGAACGGCAGGCCAACAAGATCTTCGTCCTCCTGTTGCGACTGATCTTCACCTCCTACCAGAACCCGAACCTCGCGCGGGCGGTGGGACTGAACGACGGCTTCCCGCTCATCGGCTACCGCTCGATCGCCAAGAACCTCGAACTCACGGCGGACAATGCCGAGGACATCGCCGAGATCGCTCTGGAGACGGAGGGCCACTCGCTGAACGTCGATTCCTCGACGATGCGCCGCATCCGGGAGTTCACCGACCAGGTCAACGAGATCACCGAACTGGCCGTCGAGTCGGCGGTCGAACGGGACTACGACATCGCCATCGAGGTCCGGGAGATGTTCGCCGAGATCGGCGACCGCGAGGCCGAGATCCTGGACGACCTCGACGAGATGTCCAACGACGACGTGCTCCGCGTGCGCGAGGTGCTGGTGAGCCTCCAGCAGACCGCCCAGTACGCGGTCCGCAACGCCGAGATCGCGACGAACCTCGCCCTCAACGAGGAGTCGGAACACACCACGATCCAGTCGACCTCCGAGGAGTGAGGGCGCCGTTCGGGAGCGAGCGCGGCCGTTTGGCCGCGCCGACCCCGAATGAATTAAGTACGGAGTGACGGAATCACGGGGTATGAGCGAAGTCGCCGCGGGCTCGGACATGAGCATCGGGCTGGGACTGGCGTTCGGCGTGCTCGCGGTCGCGGGCGCCGTCGGCATGCTGGTCGCGTACAGCAACCAGGTCGTCGCGGGGTGGAGTTTCGCGCTGGCGGTGGTCGCGGGGATCTGCTCGATCGCCGGCATCCACCTCTACGGCGCCCGAGACGCGTAAGGAATTCTTAAGGGTATTCGCGACCAATCGCGGGTATGAGCGAACTCGGCGAGGAGGACAGGGAGATCCTGGAGTACCTGCGCGACAGCGTCTCGCGCGGGCAGAGTTACTTCAGAGCGAAGAACATCGCGGAGCAGATCGGGCTCTCCTCGAAGCAGGTCGGCGCGCGCCTGCCGAAACTCGACGAGGAGTCCGACGACGTGGACATCGAGAAGTGGGGCCGCGCCCGCTCGACGACCTGGCGCGTCACGCTCAGTTAACGGGCTCTTTTAGGGGACGGGGACCGAAGCACCGCCATGACTGTTCGGGTGGAGCGGTCGTTCGAGCTACCGGTCGACCGCGAGCGCGTCTGGGAGTTCATCGCCGACCCGGGCCGACGAGCCGGCGCCATCAGCGTCGTCGAGGACTACGCGGTCCACGACGACGGGAGCGCCACGTGGCACATCGCGCTCCCGATCCCGGTCGTCGACCGGACCGTCGCCGTCGAGACCGAGGACGAGGAGCGCCGGGAACCGGAGTACGTCCGGTTCGTCGGCCGCTCGAAGGTGATGAAGGTCGTCGGCGAGCACGAACTCGCCGAGACGGAGGGCGGCACGCGGGTCACCAACCGCTTCGTCGTCGACGGC from Halosimplex halophilum includes:
- a CDS encoding phosphate uptake regulator PhoU, translating into METRKVQRLGPSTLAMTLPAKWAKEHNVEKGDEVSLRMGGKGTLTVMPESVQGEESEAIIHAEDLDADALERAILSQYVLGRRIIHVDAGESGTLDSAHINAVYNAETQLMGLGVVEETPERIAIRCSVDPEDFTLDNLLERLESTGSTMRNEAVKALAHGNPDLAQRALNRERQANKIFVLLLRLIFTSYQNPNLARAVGLNDGFPLIGYRSIAKNLELTADNAEDIAEIALETEGHSLNVDSSTMRRIREFTDQVNEITELAVESAVERDYDIAIEVREMFAEIGDREAEILDDLDEMSNDDVLRVREVLVSLQQTAQYAVRNAEIATNLALNEESEHTTIQSTSEE
- a CDS encoding DUF7525 family protein, which produces MSEVAAGSDMSIGLGLAFGVLAVAGAVGMLVAYSNQVVAGWSFALAVVAGICSIAGIHLYGARDA
- a CDS encoding DUF7123 family protein: MSELGEEDREILEYLRDSVSRGQSYFRAKNIAEQIGLSSKQVGARLPKLDEESDDVDIEKWGRARSTTWRVTLS
- a CDS encoding CoxG family protein codes for the protein MTVRVERSFELPVDRERVWEFIADPGRRAGAISVVEDYAVHDDGSATWHIALPIPVVDRTVAVETEDEERREPEYVRFVGRSKVMKVVGEHELAETEGGTRVTNRFVVDGSLPGVERFFKRNLDDEMENLEAALAEDFGVEV